A genomic window from Leptolyngbya sp. BL0902 includes:
- a CDS encoding carboxypeptidase-like regulatory domain-containing protein: MSRPSRLVLVVPCLGSVVSLGQATLSDPALAMEPVDTDQTDPNALVAQPEAMEPPTIAPSAQPEAPSDLAAAQPRTTAQPVFSEIPVIPEVPMMAPEPVITRVPELAEAPGTAVPSTIEDFGTLGTAADLAAPVIPEAPAFAPTMPAAPVAVTAPPVVAPEVIEPAAIQPEVITPEVVAPEVIEPAAIQPEVITPEVVAPEVITPEVITPEVVDPAEVITPVAIEPAEAIEADHNLTLEDAFPNPVIMEPSPVAASEGFEDLADINAESPALEDLENAEAINAEDAFADPVILEPMATPSAELEVFPVGIQVGDRAQRVGVLVRGAENGVEAVDLENWLVPFDAVAQALQLQRTVLESGEWELRSPGLVIRLDPAELIADPGLGLAISVAEIEQRLGVPTSFDIANYALRLDPPWAGQFQRGRFAELPVVTDGLPVVPSEPFTATTVAQRMDFFGGNGVNDNQGQLTALGGLLGGSWFVRMNQQDLFDSGTWSLSELQYLNQSDEADYAVGSQPTFWPSVNGTSGNPFWGVTTIQRFGYDPAFFSSGGGFNPSLRRQADVVGRTITGEAPPNTLVQLTLNFRSNVIAETLVDSSGVYRFEDVPAQGGRYEVLLFPNGQLTAEPEVRPATFSTLPSRLAAGTSTLVASVGAGRVLPPNEFLGSFDNVMAGVAYRYGVSDELTLGAGVVQDGALFGLGEIFYEPEGVPVRMAATLAGGADQVAVNTALTYEPSTRFRLDLNTDPITSRFQASWQAMPGLRLRVGGNSRENALIAGASFFYSVPNFNVNGNVDYTTNNNFRWSLLSRLDRAELRSFGNELSSNSELNVKLNESRDFSQGHFLRVGYETQAAGNNELTTVGWRYRSPGRAIDGRYLWEMDLGYGLGSQGNGLVASVGTAILPGVMLRARYAGTSVLSSNDSYRIELVPFVNTQARVLSRDSRFDYLRQEGGLWVQPFLDRNGNGQRDDDDPLYLDNAELLIAVNNRPLRPNQFERQANGIFLRLPPGLHRLDLDPAGFPIDGQPAQTAYAVEVTAGSYTPVPIPITRAYTVAGRVLDPAGNPVAGARVEAISASDGTPLLSVTNQAGIYFLGNLRTGTYQLRVNGSPAQPATVTLTEASEGLQEINLTIHGMPAPSF; the protein is encoded by the coding sequence ATGTCACGCCCCTCTCGCCTGGTTTTAGTCGTGCCCTGTTTGGGGAGTGTAGTCTCCCTGGGGCAGGCCACCCTGTCTGATCCGGCCCTGGCCATGGAGCCAGTGGATACCGATCAAACTGACCCCAATGCCCTGGTGGCTCAGCCTGAGGCCATGGAGCCCCCCACCATTGCCCCATCTGCCCAGCCCGAAGCCCCGTCTGATCTGGCAGCGGCGCAACCCAGAACCACGGCCCAACCCGTGTTTTCAGAAATCCCGGTGATTCCAGAGGTGCCGATGATGGCCCCAGAACCCGTCATCACCAGGGTGCCTGAATTAGCCGAAGCTCCGGGCACAGCCGTTCCCAGCACCATAGAAGACTTTGGGACGCTGGGCACTGCCGCAGACCTGGCAGCACCCGTTATCCCAGAGGCTCCTGCCTTTGCCCCCACGATGCCAGCGGCCCCTGTGGCGGTGACGGCCCCCCCAGTCGTTGCGCCCGAAGTCATTGAACCCGCAGCAATTCAGCCTGAAGTCATTACGCCTGAAGTCGTCGCACCTGAAGTCATTGAACCCGCAGCAATTCAGCCTGAAGTCATCACGCCTGAAGTTGTCGCACCTGAAGTCATCACGCCTGAAGTCATCACCCCTGAAGTTGTTGACCCTGCTGAAGTCATCACGCCCGTAGCGATTGAGCCTGCTGAAGCGATAGAAGCCGATCACAACTTGACGTTAGAAGATGCCTTCCCGAATCCAGTCATCATGGAGCCAAGCCCTGTTGCTGCTTCAGAGGGTTTTGAGGATTTAGCCGATATCAATGCAGAATCCCCAGCATTAGAGGACTTGGAGAATGCAGAGGCTATCAATGCAGAGGATGCCTTTGCCGACCCGGTGATTCTGGAGCCGATGGCCACTCCTTCGGCGGAATTGGAGGTGTTTCCGGTGGGGATTCAGGTGGGCGACCGGGCGCAGAGGGTGGGGGTTTTGGTGCGTGGGGCCGAAAACGGCGTGGAAGCGGTGGATTTGGAAAACTGGCTGGTGCCCTTTGATGCGGTGGCCCAGGCGCTTCAGCTTCAGCGCACGGTCTTGGAGAGTGGTGAGTGGGAGTTACGGTCGCCCGGTTTGGTGATCCGTTTGGATCCTGCTGAATTGATTGCCGATCCAGGCTTAGGACTAGCCATCTCGGTGGCGGAGATTGAGCAGCGGCTGGGGGTGCCCACCAGTTTTGACATTGCCAACTATGCCCTGCGGTTAGATCCGCCCTGGGCGGGGCAGTTTCAGCGGGGGCGTTTTGCCGAGCTACCTGTGGTGACGGACGGCCTGCCCGTGGTGCCTTCAGAGCCCTTCACCGCCACCACCGTGGCTCAACGGATGGATTTCTTTGGCGGCAATGGCGTCAACGATAACCAAGGACAGCTCACTGCTCTGGGCGGATTGTTGGGCGGAAGTTGGTTTGTCCGCATGAACCAGCAGGATCTGTTCGATAGCGGCACCTGGAGCCTGTCGGAGCTGCAATACCTCAACCAATCCGATGAAGCCGACTATGCCGTGGGGTCTCAGCCTACCTTTTGGCCCAGCGTCAACGGCACCAGTGGCAACCCGTTTTGGGGTGTGACTACCATTCAGCGGTTTGGCTACGATCCGGCCTTTTTCTCTAGTGGCGGCGGCTTTAACCCCAGTTTGCGGCGTCAGGCGGATGTGGTGGGGCGCACCATCACCGGAGAAGCTCCGCCCAATACCCTGGTGCAGCTCACCCTCAACTTTCGTAGCAATGTGATTGCCGAAACCCTGGTAGATTCCAGCGGTGTCTATCGCTTTGAGGATGTCCCTGCCCAGGGGGGGCGCTACGAGGTGCTGCTGTTTCCCAACGGCCAGCTCACTGCCGAACCGGAGGTGCGTCCGGCCACCTTCTCCACCTTGCCCAGCCGACTGGCAGCGGGAACATCGACCCTGGTGGCCTCGGTGGGGGCGGGGCGGGTGTTGCCCCCCAACGAGTTTTTGGGCAGCTTTGACAATGTAATGGCGGGGGTTGCCTATCGCTATGGGGTGTCGGATGAACTCACCCTGGGGGCGGGGGTGGTGCAGGATGGGGCGCTTTTTGGCCTGGGGGAAATCTTCTACGAGCCGGAGGGGGTGCCTGTGCGGATGGCAGCTACCCTAGCGGGCGGGGCTGACCAAGTCGCTGTCAATACTGCCCTCACCTACGAACCCTCCACCCGATTCCGTCTCGACCTCAACACCGACCCCATCACCTCGCGGTTCCAGGCCAGCTGGCAGGCTATGCCTGGGCTGCGGCTGCGGGTGGGGGGCAACAGTCGAGAAAATGCCCTCATTGCCGGGGCCTCGTTTTTCTATAGCGTCCCCAACTTCAACGTCAACGGCAACGTAGACTACACCACCAATAACAACTTTCGCTGGAGTTTGCTCTCGCGGCTAGATCGGGCGGAACTGCGAAGCTTTGGCAACGAACTGAGCAGCAACAGCGAACTCAACGTCAAGCTCAATGAAAGTCGAGACTTTAGCCAAGGCCACTTTTTGCGGGTGGGCTACGAAACCCAAGCCGCTGGCAACAACGAACTTACCACCGTGGGCTGGCGCTATCGTTCTCCGGGCCGCGCCATTGATGGCCGCTACCTCTGGGAAATGGATTTGGGCTATGGCCTGGGCAGCCAAGGCAATGGGCTGGTGGCCTCGGTAGGCACAGCCATTTTGCCCGGTGTGATGCTTCGCGCCCGGTATGCCGGAACCTCTGTCCTCAGCAGCAATGATAGCTACCGCATTGAGCTAGTGCCCTTCGTCAATACCCAGGCGAGGGTGCTGTCGCGGGATTCGCGCTTCGACTATCTGCGCCAGGAGGGGGGCCTGTGGGTGCAGCCCTTCCTAGACCGCAACGGTAACGGCCAGCGCGACGATGACGACCCCCTCTACCTCGACAACGCTGAACTGCTGATCGCCGTGAATAATCGCCCCCTGCGGCCCAACCAGTTTGAGCGCCAAGCCAACGGCATCTTTCTGCGTCTGCCCCCCGGCCTCCACCGTCTCGACCTCGACCCGGCGGGTTTCCCCATCGATGGCCAACCTGCCCAAACCGCCTACGCTGTCGAAGTCACCGCTGGCAGCTACACGCCCGTTCCCATTCCCATCACCCGCGCTTACACCGTGGCCGGACGGGTGCTTGACCCAGCGGGCAACCCCGTCGCCGGAGCCCGCGTCGAAGCCATCTCCGCCAGCGACGGTACGCCTCTTCTCTCCGTGACCAACCAGGCGGGTATCTACTTCCTGGGGAACCTGCGGACAGGCACCTATCAACTACGCGTGAACGGTAGCCCAGCCCAGCCCGCCACTGTCACCCTGACAGAAGCCAGCGAAGGGCTCCAGGAAATTAACCTGACCATCCACGGGATGCCAGCCCCGTCCTTTTAG
- a CDS encoding cyclic nucleotide-binding domain-containing protein, whose translation MKRIVFILGVLEDDDVDWLVSIGQRREIQPGEALICEGQPCHHLYIILAGRLEISVQALTQQPIAQLASGEVVGEMSFVDGLPPSATVTALEPTVVLGISWTDLSEKLQQDTWFASRFYKALSILLSSRLRSTVRHLQGEHWRPVSMSDETTIVNEMGDLLSMGNLRFDWLLKRLRDTRSNPWEALSDLDGDLTSGD comes from the coding sequence ATGAAGCGGATTGTATTTATTCTGGGCGTTCTTGAGGATGACGATGTTGACTGGCTGGTTTCCATTGGGCAGCGACGGGAGATCCAGCCCGGAGAGGCGCTGATTTGTGAGGGACAGCCCTGCCACCACCTCTACATCATTTTGGCGGGGCGTCTAGAGATCTCTGTCCAAGCCCTCACCCAGCAACCCATTGCCCAACTGGCCAGTGGCGAAGTGGTGGGTGAAATGTCCTTTGTCGATGGCTTGCCCCCCTCCGCCACCGTCACTGCCCTAGAGCCTACGGTGGTGCTTGGCATCTCCTGGACTGACCTCAGCGAAAAGTTGCAGCAGGACACCTGGTTTGCCTCCCGCTTCTACAAAGCCCTATCCATCTTGCTGTCTAGTCGGCTACGCAGTACCGTTCGGCACCTGCAAGGGGAGCATTGGCGGCCCGTCAGCATGAGCGACGAAACCACCATCGTCAATGAAATGGGTGACTTGCTCTCCATGGGCAACCTCCGCTTTGACTGGCTGCTCAAACGCTTGCGCGACACCCGATCTAACCCCTGGGAAGCCCTCAGCGATCTCGATGGCGATCTGACTTCAGGCGACTAG
- a CDS encoding FHA domain-containing protein encodes MAPPDKLSNILIVDDSKGRREIVLSRSVYSIGRDPMCDIRLSSQFVSRHHATLVQLPKDDDTFYYRIVDGNLKGRPSANGMLINGRKLLAHDLKNEDEIVFGPQAGAVYYQLKLDSQVTLPSDEGDDTVIRPNLGEGDEDWGAELERHRS; translated from the coding sequence ATGGCACCACCTGACAAACTGAGCAACATTCTGATTGTGGATGACAGCAAGGGTCGCCGAGAAATTGTCCTAAGTAGGTCGGTCTACTCCATTGGGCGCGATCCGATGTGCGACATTCGCCTCTCGTCTCAGTTTGTTTCGAGGCACCACGCCACCCTTGTGCAGCTTCCCAAGGACGATGACACCTTCTATTACCGAATTGTGGATGGCAACCTCAAGGGCCGACCTAGCGCCAATGGGATGCTGATCAACGGTCGCAAACTTCTCGCCCACGACCTCAAAAACGAAGATGAGATTGTCTTTGGGCCTCAAGCGGGGGCTGTCTACTACCAACTGAAGCTCGACAGCCAAGTGACCCTGCCCTCTGATGAGGGGGACGACACCGTGATTAGGCCCAACCTAGGAGAGGGGGATGAGGATTGGGGGGCCGAGCTAGAGCGCCATCGCTCTTGA